A genome region from Magnolia sinica isolate HGM2019 chromosome 8, MsV1, whole genome shotgun sequence includes the following:
- the LOC131254086 gene encoding uncharacterized protein LOC131254086, which translates to MEEKSGQGEGEEGGEGEEGGEEDNTGDGEGEGAGLQLTGESMEDREELEVQRLQLEREREELKLLERTLKEIEESIKREREVVLNEVELMLKLKEALRLEKEELNEREVLKKEREMLLREKEELKKEREELEEGKVELKK; encoded by the coding sequence atggAGGAGAAATCGGGACAGGGAGAGGGGGAAGAgggtggagagggagaagaagggggagaggaaGACAATACTGgtgatggagagggagagggagcgggGTTGCAACTCACTGGGGAGTCGATGGAAGATAGGGAGGAGCTGGAGGTGCAGAGGCTTcaattggagagagagagggaagagttgaagcttcTCGAACGCACACTAAAAGAGATAGAAGAATCgattaagagggagagagaagtagtaCTCAATGAGGTTGAACTAATGTTGAaactgaaagaagctttgaggttAGAGAAGGAGGAGTTGAATGAGAGGGAggttttgaagaaggagagggaaatgctgctgagggagaaggaagaattgaagaaggagagggaagagttggAGGAGGGTAAAGTGGAGTTGAAGAAGTAG